Proteins encoded by one window of Pseudonocardia alni:
- a CDS encoding MarR family winged helix-turn-helix transcriptional regulator, giving the protein MTEIKEREDWAALVAAVHDLSRVLRASGERAVGLDAITGSEHEVLRWVSARPGHPVSAVARGLGLQPSNVSATVRSLVERDLVERRADPADGRRALLYPTARAVRHRELLDAAWTRQIRRALGDLDGADAVALRAAVPVLDRLAGALDPSRDPVAAGPA; this is encoded by the coding sequence GTGACGGAGATCAAGGAGCGCGAGGACTGGGCGGCGCTGGTGGCCGCCGTCCACGACCTGTCGCGGGTGCTGCGGGCGTCGGGCGAACGCGCGGTCGGCCTGGACGCGATCACCGGATCCGAGCACGAGGTGCTCCGGTGGGTCTCGGCGCGGCCCGGGCATCCGGTGTCGGCGGTGGCCCGCGGTCTCGGGCTGCAGCCCAGCAACGTCAGTGCCACCGTCCGGTCGCTGGTCGAGCGCGACCTCGTCGAGCGCCGTGCCGACCCGGCCGACGGCCGTCGTGCGCTGCTGTACCCCACGGCCCGGGCGGTCCGGCACCGCGAGCTCCTCGACGCCGCCTGGACGCGGCAGATCCGGCGCGCGCTCGGCGACCTGGACGGTGCCGACGCGGTCGCGCTGCGTGCGGCGGTCCCCGTCCTGGACCGGCTCGCCGGTGCGCTCGACCCGTCGCGGGACCCGGTCGCCGCCGGACCGGCCTGA
- a CDS encoding multidrug effflux MFS transporter has protein sequence MTVGTEQAAPRTARGRTVPDGVWIGVLALLTAVAPLATDMYLPVLPTVATELGASASAAQLTLTAFLVGLAVGQLVIGPLSDSWGRRRLVLAGTVLLFVACLASAVAPSVAVLVVARFLQGFGGAAGLVLSRAMISDRTAGARTAQLFSLMMAINGIAPVVAPVIGSSLGGVVGWRGIFVVLAGLALLMLVSSLLAVHETLPAPARTSGGVRRTFADVGALLRRRRYVGYVLAFATSFSMMFAYISGSPFVLQQTLGLSTTQYALAFGTNAAGLVLGNIVSSRLAARVAPRRQLVVAVGGLVVLCAALLVVVLLGAARWPVLVLLFATLATLGFVMGNSAALATGEVRDRAGTGSALLGATQFGLGALVSPLVGSSATAMAVTMLTAATLSAVSLTALTRGATAPR, from the coding sequence ATGACCGTGGGTACCGAGCAGGCCGCACCGAGGACCGCGCGCGGCCGCACCGTGCCGGACGGCGTGTGGATCGGCGTTCTCGCGCTGCTGACGGCGGTGGCGCCGCTGGCCACCGACATGTACCTGCCCGTGCTGCCGACCGTGGCGACCGAACTGGGGGCGTCGGCGTCGGCGGCGCAGCTGACCCTGACCGCGTTCCTGGTGGGGCTGGCGGTCGGGCAGCTGGTGATCGGCCCGCTCTCGGACAGCTGGGGGCGGCGACGCCTGGTCCTCGCGGGCACGGTCCTGCTGTTCGTCGCCTGCCTGGCGAGCGCGGTCGCGCCGTCGGTCGCGGTGCTCGTCGTCGCCCGGTTCCTGCAGGGCTTCGGCGGGGCGGCCGGCCTGGTACTGAGCCGCGCGATGATCTCCGACCGCACCGCCGGCGCGCGGACCGCGCAGCTGTTCTCGCTGATGATGGCGATCAACGGGATCGCGCCGGTGGTCGCGCCGGTGATCGGCAGCTCGCTCGGCGGGGTCGTCGGCTGGCGGGGCATCTTCGTCGTGCTCGCCGGGCTGGCGCTGCTCATGCTGGTGTCGTCGCTGCTCGCGGTGCACGAGACGCTGCCGGCCCCGGCCCGTACCTCCGGCGGTGTGCGACGGACCTTCGCCGACGTCGGCGCGCTCCTGCGCCGCCGTCGTTACGTCGGCTACGTGCTCGCGTTCGCCACGTCGTTCTCGATGATGTTCGCCTACATCTCCGGATCGCCGTTCGTGCTGCAGCAGACACTCGGCCTCTCCACGACGCAGTACGCCCTGGCCTTCGGGACGAACGCGGCCGGGCTGGTGCTGGGCAACATCGTCAGCAGCCGGCTCGCCGCGCGGGTCGCCCCGCGCCGCCAGCTCGTCGTCGCCGTCGGGGGGCTGGTCGTGCTGTGCGCGGCACTGCTCGTCGTGGTGCTGCTCGGCGCCGCCCGCTGGCCCGTCCTCGTGCTGCTGTTCGCGACCCTGGCCACGCTCGGGTTCGTGATGGGCAACAGCGCGGCGCTGGCGACCGGCGAGGTCCGCGACCGCGCCGGGACGGGCTCGGCCCTGCTGGGGGCCACCCAGTTCGGCCTCGGCGCCCTGGTCTCGCCGCTGGTCGGGTCGAGCGCGACGGCGATGGCCGTGACCATGCTGACCGCGGCCACGCTCTCCGCCGTGTCGCTCACCGCCCTGACCCGCGGCGCGACCGCGCCGCGCTGA
- a CDS encoding tyrosine-protein phosphatase — MTDLVPDRWLTVDGLANARDVGGLPLDGGGRVRTGVLLRTESLEGLGPAAVAYLTDELGVAQVLDLRTDHERTTYGLGALAAAGVPVHRLSFIPETGIALPEVDLGDAHPMLAHYLAYLEGRGEYVVDGVRRIAALDSGTTVVHCAAGKDRTGVLVALVCAAVGVPREEITADYALSATRIDALFRKWTTASGEPMPGVDELDRHRPRAEVMAEFLRLLDERHGGPVGWLRENGLTDDELARLRTRLRDGSA, encoded by the coding sequence GTGACCGATCTCGTACCGGACCGCTGGTTGACCGTCGACGGCCTCGCCAACGCCCGTGACGTCGGCGGCCTCCCGCTCGACGGCGGGGGCCGCGTCCGCACCGGCGTCCTGCTGCGCACCGAGTCCTTGGAGGGGCTGGGGCCGGCCGCCGTCGCGTACCTCACCGACGAGCTGGGCGTCGCGCAGGTGCTGGACCTGCGCACCGACCACGAACGCACGACCTACGGCCTCGGTGCGCTCGCCGCAGCCGGGGTGCCGGTGCACCGGCTCAGCTTCATCCCCGAGACCGGGATCGCGCTGCCCGAGGTCGACCTCGGCGACGCCCACCCGATGCTCGCCCACTACCTCGCCTACCTGGAGGGCCGCGGTGAGTACGTCGTCGACGGGGTCCGCCGGATCGCGGCACTGGACTCCGGGACGACCGTCGTGCACTGCGCCGCGGGCAAGGACCGGACCGGGGTGCTCGTCGCGCTGGTGTGCGCCGCGGTCGGGGTACCGCGGGAGGAGATCACCGCCGACTACGCGCTGTCCGCGACCCGGATCGACGCCCTGTTCCGGAAGTGGACGACCGCCTCGGGCGAGCCGATGCCCGGTGTCGACGAGCTGGATCGGCACCGCCCGCGGGCCGAGGTCATGGCCGAGTTCCTGCGGCTGCTCGACGAGCGCCACGGCGGTCCGGTCGGCTGGCTGCGCGAGAACGGCCTCACCGACGACGAGCTGGCGCGTCTCCGGACCCGGCTGCGCGACGGGAGCGCCTGA
- a CDS encoding helix-turn-helix transcriptional regulator: MAPVTPVNATAAALLGLLHGGPMTGGQLVAVAGERFGLFFSVTRSQVYRELPALTEEALLRLGKQGPRASQQYVITAAGKRSFKHWLATGGDADAVRSPLVLRLLHAGTLTVKQRTELVAAAREAYAERLAVARAAARATDDPYGRPVADFAVAHTRAMIKLIDAIPQD, encoded by the coding sequence ATGGCACCCGTCACACCGGTCAACGCCACCGCCGCCGCCCTCCTCGGTTTGCTCCACGGCGGGCCGATGACCGGTGGGCAGCTGGTGGCGGTGGCCGGTGAGCGGTTCGGGCTGTTCTTCTCGGTCACCCGCAGCCAGGTCTACCGCGAGCTGCCCGCGCTGACCGAGGAGGCGTTGCTGCGCCTGGGCAAGCAGGGCCCGCGGGCCAGCCAGCAGTACGTGATCACCGCCGCCGGCAAGCGGTCGTTCAAGCACTGGCTCGCCACCGGCGGCGACGCCGACGCCGTCCGCAGCCCGCTGGTGCTGCGGCTGCTGCACGCGGGGACGCTGACGGTCAAGCAGCGCACCGAGCTCGTCGCGGCCGCCCGCGAGGCCTACGCCGAGCGGCTCGCGGTGGCCCGCGCCGCCGCCCGTGCGACCGACGATCCCTACGGCCGTCCGGTCGCGGACTTCGCCGTCGCCCACACCCGGGCGATGATCAAGCTGATCGACGCGATCCCCCAGGACTGA
- a CDS encoding ribbon-helix-helix domain-containing protein — MRSERVTVTLPAELVAEARDAVSRGSASSLSAYVAEAVQARQDRDRSLATLADLYGGPPPADELDAARRSLRPVPPVAVG, encoded by the coding sequence ATGCGCAGCGAGCGGGTGACGGTCACGCTGCCGGCGGAGCTGGTGGCCGAGGCGAGGGACGCGGTGTCCCGCGGATCGGCGTCGAGCCTGTCCGCCTACGTGGCGGAGGCCGTGCAGGCACGACAGGACCGGGACCGTTCCCTGGCCACCCTGGCCGACCTCTACGGCGGTCCCCCGCCGGCCGACGAGCTGGATGCCGCGCGCCGTTCGCTGCGCCCGGTCCCGCCCGTGGCCGTCGGCTGA
- the smpB gene encoding SsrA-binding protein SmpB has translation MKEQGRKVIAQNRRARHDYAILEEFEAGVALKGTEVKSLRLGRASLVDAFATIDDGEIFLRNLHIPEYVRGSWTNHEPRRTRKLLLHRGEIDRLMGKTREGGLTLVPLSLYFNDGKVKCELALAKGKKDYDKRRDLAKKDAQKEIARAVGRAAKGRARDLRG, from the coding sequence GTGAAGGAACAGGGCCGGAAGGTGATCGCGCAGAACCGTCGGGCCCGGCACGACTACGCGATCCTGGAGGAGTTCGAGGCCGGGGTCGCGCTCAAGGGGACCGAGGTGAAGAGCCTGCGTCTGGGGCGGGCGTCGCTGGTCGACGCCTTCGCCACCATCGACGACGGCGAGATCTTCCTGCGCAACCTGCACATCCCGGAGTACGTGCGCGGCAGCTGGACCAACCACGAGCCGCGCCGCACCCGCAAGCTGCTGCTGCACCGCGGGGAGATCGACCGACTGATGGGCAAGACCCGCGAGGGCGGGCTCACCCTGGTGCCGCTGTCGCTGTACTTCAACGACGGCAAGGTCAAGTGCGAGCTCGCGCTCGCCAAGGGCAAGAAGGACTACGACAAGCGCCGCGACCTGGCCAAGAAGGACGCGCAGAAGGAGATCGCGCGCGCCGTCGGCCGTGCGGCCAAGGGGCGGGCCCGGGACCTGCGCGGCTGA
- a CDS encoding acyl-CoA dehydrogenase family protein: MFFALTSDQQEFGAAVRDYLAERFDLAAVRTVVENPSDDGNPASLWRAAGEQGWTAVTVDEEHDGLGLGLVEAQVIARALGAGVAPGPWRGTVLAADAIRLAGSDEQKAAWLPKLAAGEAVGAFTTRGSAATGLPVVEYGALADVVVAPAEDGLPGLALITGATASPVGSYDGTTRLASLDGGTAEALPGTTVELQKQLTDRATVLVAADLVGIAREALTRTVAYDRERTQFGVPVGSFQALKHALADLHVGVTMAEHAALYAAHAVDTGLDGAELAVAVAKAKSSDVALQATAAMIQFHGGIGYTWEHEAHFFYKRAKRLAGQYGDVAVSRERIASLTIGA, encoded by the coding sequence ATGTTCTTCGCACTCACCTCCGACCAGCAGGAGTTCGGCGCCGCGGTGCGCGACTACCTGGCCGAGCGCTTCGACCTCGCCGCCGTGCGGACGGTCGTCGAGAACCCGTCCGACGACGGCAACCCGGCGTCGTTGTGGCGCGCCGCGGGCGAGCAGGGGTGGACCGCGGTCACCGTCGACGAGGAGCACGACGGCCTCGGTCTCGGCCTGGTCGAGGCCCAGGTGATCGCCCGGGCGCTCGGGGCGGGTGTCGCCCCCGGCCCGTGGCGCGGCACCGTGCTGGCCGCCGACGCGATCCGGCTCGCCGGCTCCGACGAGCAGAAGGCGGCCTGGCTGCCGAAGCTCGCCGCGGGCGAGGCGGTCGGTGCGTTCACCACCCGGGGCAGCGCCGCGACCGGTCTGCCGGTGGTGGAGTACGGCGCGCTCGCCGACGTCGTCGTCGCCCCGGCCGAGGACGGCCTGCCCGGGCTGGCGCTGATCACCGGCGCCACGGCGTCGCCGGTCGGCAGCTACGACGGCACCACCCGGCTCGCGTCGCTGGACGGCGGGACCGCCGAGGCGCTGCCCGGCACCACCGTCGAGCTGCAGAAGCAGCTGACCGACCGGGCGACCGTGCTGGTCGCCGCGGACCTGGTCGGCATCGCCCGCGAGGCGTTGACCCGCACCGTCGCCTACGACCGCGAGCGCACCCAGTTCGGTGTGCCCGTCGGGTCCTTCCAGGCGCTCAAGCACGCGCTGGCCGACCTGCACGTCGGGGTCACGATGGCCGAGCACGCGGCACTCTACGCCGCGCACGCGGTGGACACCGGGCTCGACGGTGCCGAGCTCGCCGTCGCCGTCGCCAAGGCCAAGAGCAGCGACGTGGCGCTCCAGGCGACCGCGGCGATGATCCAGTTCCACGGCGGCATCGGTTACACCTGGGAGCACGAGGCGCACTTCTTCTACAAGCGCGCCAAGCGGCTCGCCGGCCAGTACGGCGACGTCGCCGTCTCCCGCGAGCGGATCGCCTCCCTGACCATCGGGGCCTGA
- the ftsX gene encoding permease-like cell division protein FtsX, with protein MRPALLTREVSSGLRRNVTMTVAMVLTTAVTLMSVGAGLLVLRTIDDISALYTNRLEIQVALTPDVSETDPDCSGPTCASVRSALEAAPGVGSVSFESQEQAWTRFRELFAGQSVADVARPQSLPATLRVTLTDQQAGAAAARAAVEGRPGVRGVIDQRDVVGTLFDFLNGVRNVAFALAVVQALAAVLLISNTVQVSAFMRRTEVGVMRLVGATRWTTQLPFLVEAAIAGAVGGALAGIGLVAAKYAVVDDLFAAMGQAGVIPPVRITDVLVVSALLVPTGALVAGITGYVTLRAYVKV; from the coding sequence ATGCGCCCCGCCCTGCTCACCCGCGAGGTCTCCTCCGGCCTGCGCCGCAACGTCACGATGACCGTCGCGATGGTGCTGACCACCGCGGTCACCCTCATGTCGGTCGGTGCGGGCCTGCTCGTGCTGCGCACCATCGACGACATCTCCGCGCTCTACACGAACCGGCTCGAGATCCAGGTGGCGCTCACCCCGGACGTCTCGGAGACCGACCCGGACTGCAGCGGGCCGACGTGCGCGTCGGTGCGGAGCGCGCTGGAGGCCGCCCCGGGCGTCGGCTCGGTCTCGTTCGAGTCCCAGGAACAGGCCTGGACCCGCTTCCGCGAGCTGTTCGCCGGGCAGTCGGTCGCCGACGTCGCCCGGCCGCAGTCGCTGCCCGCCACGCTGCGGGTCACCCTGACCGACCAGCAGGCGGGTGCCGCGGCCGCCCGGGCCGCCGTCGAGGGCCGGCCGGGGGTGCGCGGGGTGATCGACCAGCGCGACGTCGTCGGGACCCTGTTCGACTTCCTCAACGGCGTGCGCAACGTGGCGTTCGCGCTCGCCGTCGTGCAGGCGCTCGCGGCGGTCCTGCTGATCTCCAACACGGTGCAGGTCTCGGCGTTCATGAGGCGCACCGAGGTCGGCGTGATGCGCCTGGTCGGGGCGACGCGCTGGACCACCCAGCTGCCGTTCCTGGTCGAGGCCGCCATCGCCGGGGCCGTCGGCGGGGCGCTCGCCGGGATCGGCCTGGTCGCCGCCAAGTACGCGGTCGTCGACGACCTGTTCGCCGCGATGGGTCAGGCCGGCGTGATCCCGCCGGTCCGGATCACCGACGTGCTGGTGGTCTCGGCGCTGCTCGTGCCCACCGGGGCCCTCGTCGCCGGGATCACCGGCTACGTGACCCTGCGCGCCTACGTGAAGGTCTGA
- a CDS encoding amidohydrolase family protein — MDLPLPPVDDADVPRWTAELDLPGLVDVHVHFLPQRMLDKVWAYFDDAETHYGTPWPVQYRLPEEERYAILERLGVLAFAPLTYPHKPGMGEWLTGWAGGFADAHPRAVRTATLYPEPSVVDYLGRAVSDGVRMVKVHVQVGGFDPRAPLLRDAWGLLADAGVPAVVHCGDGPIPGEHTGLGIFAEVLAAHPDLRIVLAHAGMPDFRGALELLDRFPNLVLDTTMVGTAFSQRIAPLPPDWSARLAEHPGRIVLGTDFPNIPYAYAEQLAAIAGWAAAEPRLGAAFLRSVLYDAPAALLGVDPVRHAAPGPAAETPRSS, encoded by the coding sequence GTGGATCTCCCCCTGCCACCGGTCGACGACGCCGACGTGCCCCGCTGGACCGCCGAGCTGGACCTGCCCGGCCTGGTCGACGTGCACGTGCACTTCCTGCCCCAGCGGATGCTCGACAAGGTCTGGGCCTACTTCGACGACGCCGAGACCCACTACGGCACCCCGTGGCCGGTGCAGTACCGGCTACCCGAGGAGGAGCGCTACGCGATCCTCGAACGCCTCGGAGTGCTCGCGTTCGCGCCCCTGACCTACCCGCACAAGCCGGGCATGGGGGAGTGGCTCACCGGCTGGGCCGGCGGGTTCGCCGACGCCCACCCGCGCGCGGTGCGCACCGCGACGCTCTACCCGGAACCGTCCGTGGTGGACTACCTCGGCCGTGCCGTCTCCGACGGGGTGCGGATGGTCAAGGTGCACGTCCAGGTCGGCGGGTTCGACCCGCGCGCCCCCCTGCTGCGCGACGCCTGGGGCCTGCTGGCCGACGCGGGCGTGCCCGCCGTCGTCCACTGCGGCGACGGCCCGATCCCCGGCGAGCACACGGGGCTCGGGATCTTCGCCGAGGTGCTGGCGGCGCACCCCGATCTGCGGATCGTGCTGGCGCACGCGGGCATGCCGGACTTCCGGGGCGCGCTGGAGCTGCTGGACCGGTTCCCGAACCTGGTGCTCGACACGACGATGGTCGGCACCGCGTTCTCCCAGCGGATCGCGCCGCTGCCGCCGGACTGGTCGGCACGCCTGGCCGAGCACCCGGGGCGGATCGTGCTCGGCACCGACTTCCCCAACATCCCCTACGCCTACGCCGAGCAGCTCGCCGCGATCGCCGGCTGGGCCGCCGCCGAGCCCCGCCTCGGCGCGGCGTTCCTGCGCTCGGTCCTGTACGACGCCCCGGCCGCGCTGCTGGGCGTCGACCCCGTCCGACACGCCGCCCCCGGCCCCGCGGCCGAGACCCCGAGGAGCTCCTAG
- the ftsE gene encoding cell division ATP-binding protein FtsE yields MIELRDVSKRYPASGRPALDRVSATVGAGEFVFLIGPSGSGKSTLLRLLLREDVPTSGSILIDGLDVAGLPRRKVPKLRQRIGCVFQDFRLLPKRTVAGNVAFALEVLGRTPSEIRIAVPELLEMVGLQGKAERLPHELSGGEQQRVAIARASVNRPPLLLADEPTGNLDPETGREIMQVLERINRAGTTVLMATHDSSIVDAMRRRVIELADGGVLRDEARAVYGAGR; encoded by the coding sequence GTGATCGAGCTGCGGGACGTCTCCAAGCGCTACCCGGCGTCCGGGCGCCCGGCGCTGGACCGGGTCTCCGCGACGGTCGGTGCGGGCGAGTTCGTGTTCCTGATCGGGCCGTCCGGGTCGGGCAAGTCGACGCTGCTGCGGCTGCTGCTGCGCGAGGACGTCCCCACCTCGGGATCCATCCTCATCGACGGCCTCGACGTCGCCGGGCTGCCCCGGCGCAAGGTGCCGAAGCTGCGCCAGCGGATCGGCTGCGTCTTCCAGGACTTCCGGCTGCTGCCCAAGCGCACCGTCGCCGGCAACGTCGCGTTCGCGCTGGAGGTCCTGGGCCGCACGCCCTCGGAGATCCGGATCGCGGTGCCCGAGCTGCTGGAGATGGTGGGGCTGCAGGGCAAGGCGGAGCGGCTGCCGCACGAGCTGTCCGGCGGCGAGCAGCAGCGCGTCGCGATCGCCAGGGCGTCGGTGAACCGCCCACCGCTGCTGCTCGCCGACGAGCCGACCGGCAACCTCGACCCCGAGACCGGACGGGAGATCATGCAGGTCCTGGAGCGCATCAACCGCGCGGGCACCACGGTGCTGATGGCCACCCACGACTCGTCCATCGTGGATGCGATGCGCCGCCGGGTGATCGAGCTGGCCGACGGTGGCGTGCTGCGCGACGAGGCCCGCGCGGTGTACGGGGCGGGCCGGTAG
- a CDS encoding acyl-CoA dehydrogenase family protein, translating to MDLTFTPAEEEFRAELRSWLGAHIPQEWTHPGFWESLEDSESFRLRRDWERDKADAGFAGIQWPVEYGGRGGTPGMKAIYDEETVRAQAPRTVNPLGLTFLAPTVMAIGTDAQKKEIIGPLLRNEVVWCQGFSEPGAGSDLAALSTKGVRDGDDFVVNGQKVWTTNAVHGDKIFTMVRTEAGSEKHRGISMLLIDMDQPGVTARPLRQMSGASEFGEVFFDDARVPAADCLGEIGDGWRTAMLLLSFERGASGISQYTEFRRQYDEIAAVARRLGRADDPVIRDDLARVLTELECLRLHSMHVLTQVEQGRDLGFEASMTKLQWSEAFQDLWEVYDRILGEDATLDALPDGTDLRPLHAQAMWSRSVTIWGGSSQVQRNVTAERVLGLPR from the coding sequence ATGGACCTCACCTTCACTCCGGCCGAGGAGGAGTTCCGCGCGGAACTGCGCTCCTGGCTCGGCGCCCACATCCCGCAGGAGTGGACCCACCCCGGGTTCTGGGAGTCCCTCGAGGACTCCGAGAGCTTCCGGCTGCGGCGCGACTGGGAGCGGGACAAGGCCGACGCCGGGTTCGCCGGCATCCAGTGGCCCGTCGAGTACGGCGGCCGCGGTGGCACGCCCGGCATGAAGGCGATCTACGACGAGGAGACCGTCCGCGCCCAGGCGCCGCGCACGGTCAACCCGCTCGGGCTGACCTTCCTCGCGCCGACGGTCATGGCGATCGGCACCGACGCGCAGAAGAAGGAGATCATCGGCCCGCTGCTGCGCAACGAGGTCGTGTGGTGCCAGGGCTTCTCCGAGCCGGGCGCCGGGTCCGACCTGGCCGCGCTGTCCACCAAGGGCGTGCGCGACGGCGACGACTTCGTCGTCAACGGCCAGAAGGTGTGGACCACCAACGCGGTGCACGGCGACAAGATCTTCACCATGGTCCGCACCGAGGCCGGGTCGGAGAAGCACCGCGGCATCTCGATGCTGCTCATCGACATGGACCAGCCCGGCGTCACCGCGCGGCCGCTGCGCCAGATGAGCGGGGCCAGCGAGTTCGGCGAGGTCTTCTTCGACGACGCCCGTGTCCCCGCCGCGGACTGCCTCGGCGAGATCGGCGACGGCTGGCGCACCGCGATGCTGCTGCTGTCCTTCGAGCGCGGTGCGTCGGGGATCTCGCAGTACACCGAGTTCCGTCGTCAGTACGACGAGATCGCGGCGGTCGCCCGGAGGCTGGGCCGCGCGGACGACCCGGTGATCCGGGACGACCTCGCCCGCGTCCTGACCGAGCTGGAGTGCCTGCGTCTGCACTCGATGCACGTGCTCACCCAGGTGGAACAGGGCCGTGACCTCGGGTTCGAGGCGTCGATGACCAAGCTGCAGTGGTCCGAGGCGTTCCAGGACCTGTGGGAGGTCTACGACCGGATCCTCGGCGAGGACGCCACGCTCGACGCGCTGCCCGACGGCACCGACCTGCGCCCGCTGCACGCCCAGGCCATGTGGTCGCGCTCGGTCACCATCTGGGGCGGCTCGTCGCAGGTGCAGCGCAACGTCACCGCCGAGCGCGTGCTCGGCCTGCCGCGGTAA
- the prfB gene encoding peptide chain release factor 2 → MNSDVQADLKDLDTTLSSIEAVADVPRLRQEIEELSEQAGRPDLWDDVDAAQQITSRLAYAQGDLRRLDDLRRRLDDVPVLYELAEDEGDESAVADADAERAKLRSEISSLEVRTLLSGEYDEREALVTIRSEAGGIDAADFAEMLLRMYLRWAERHGYGTDVYETSYAEEAGIKSATFAVHAPYAFGTLSVEAGTHRLVRISPFDNQGRRQTSFAGVEVAPVVETSDHIEIDEKDLRVDVFRASGPGGQGVNTTDSAVRLTHIPSGIVVACQNERSQLQNKASAMAVLQAKLLERRRQEERELRDSFKEAGSSWGNQMRNYVLHPYQLVKDLRTEHEEGNPSQVLDGQIDEFIEAGIRWRKQTESAS, encoded by the coding sequence GTGAACTCCGACGTCCAGGCCGACCTGAAGGACCTCGACACCACGCTGTCCAGCATCGAGGCCGTCGCCGACGTGCCCCGGCTGCGCCAGGAGATCGAGGAACTGTCCGAGCAGGCGGGCCGGCCGGACCTCTGGGACGACGTCGACGCCGCCCAGCAGATCACCAGCCGGCTGGCCTACGCCCAGGGTGACCTGCGCCGCCTCGACGACCTGCGCCGCCGCCTCGACGACGTGCCGGTGCTCTACGAGCTCGCCGAGGACGAGGGCGACGAGTCCGCCGTCGCGGACGCCGACGCCGAGCGCGCGAAGCTCCGCAGCGAGATCTCCTCGCTGGAGGTCCGCACCCTGCTCTCGGGCGAGTACGACGAGCGCGAGGCCCTGGTGACCATCCGGTCCGAGGCCGGGGGCATCGACGCCGCCGACTTCGCCGAGATGCTGCTGCGCATGTACCTGCGCTGGGCCGAGCGCCACGGCTACGGCACCGACGTCTACGAGACGTCCTACGCCGAGGAGGCCGGCATCAAGTCGGCCACCTTCGCCGTCCACGCGCCGTACGCGTTCGGGACGCTGTCGGTCGAGGCCGGCACCCACCGCCTGGTGCGGATCTCGCCGTTCGACAACCAGGGCCGCCGCCAGACGTCGTTCGCCGGTGTCGAGGTGGCCCCGGTCGTCGAGACCTCCGACCACATCGAGATCGACGAGAAGGACCTGCGGGTCGACGTGTTCCGCGCGTCCGGGCCCGGCGGCCAGGGCGTCAACACGACCGACTCGGCGGTCCGGCTGACCCACATCCCGTCCGGGATCGTCGTCGCCTGCCAGAACGAGCGCTCCCAGCTGCAGAACAAGGCGTCGGCGATGGCCGTGCTGCAGGCGAAGCTGCTGGAGCGGCGCCGGCAGGAGGAGCGCGAGCTGCGCGACTCGTTCAAGGAGGCCGGGTCCTCCTGGGGCAACCAGATGCGCAACTACGTGCTGCACCCGTACCAGCTGGTGAAGGACCTGCGCACCGAGCACGAGGAGGGCAACCCCTCGCAGGTGCTCGACGGCCAGATCGACGAGTTCATCGAGGCCGGCATCCGCTGGCGCAAGCAGACCGAATCGGCCTCGTGA